From the genome of Arthrobacter alpinus, one region includes:
- the paaA gene encoding 1,2-phenylacetyl-CoA epoxidase subunit PaaA: MAQDVQPGGESAQNQAALEAAGQENFDRIIAKDSRIEPRDWMPNAYRRSLVRQISQHAHSEIIGMQPEANWISRAPSLKRKSILMAKVQDEAGHGLYLYSAAETLGTTRDEMTDALVAGKARYSSIFNYPTPTWADMGAIGWMVDGAAICNQVPLCRASYGPYGRAMVRVCKEESFHQRQGFEILLELANGTPEQRVMAQDAVNRWYAPSLMMFGPPDDDSPNSKQSMAWNIKRFSNDELRSRFVGMMAEQVKVLGLSLPDEAIHFNEDTKKWDHGPLDWDEFKEVLAGRGPCNAQRLERRRSAHEDGAWVREAASAYAAKQAATNAQKVAA; encoded by the coding sequence ATGGCACAAGACGTGCAGCCCGGAGGGGAGTCCGCGCAGAACCAAGCAGCGCTGGAGGCAGCCGGGCAGGAAAACTTTGACCGGATCATCGCCAAGGACTCCCGGATCGAACCGCGTGACTGGATGCCGAATGCCTACCGCCGCTCGCTGGTGCGCCAAATCTCCCAGCACGCGCATTCGGAGATCATCGGCATGCAACCCGAGGCCAACTGGATAAGCCGGGCGCCGAGCCTGAAGCGTAAGTCCATCCTGATGGCCAAGGTCCAGGACGAGGCAGGGCACGGGCTGTACCTGTACTCGGCCGCCGAGACCCTGGGCACCACCCGTGACGAGATGACCGATGCCCTGGTTGCCGGCAAGGCCCGCTATTCCTCCATTTTCAACTACCCCACGCCGACGTGGGCTGACATGGGTGCCATCGGCTGGATGGTGGACGGCGCAGCCATCTGCAACCAGGTGCCGCTGTGCCGCGCCTCCTACGGCCCCTACGGCCGGGCCATGGTGCGCGTCTGCAAGGAAGAGTCCTTCCACCAACGCCAAGGGTTTGAGATCCTGCTCGAACTGGCCAACGGGACGCCCGAACAGCGGGTCATGGCCCAGGACGCGGTGAACCGCTGGTATGCCCCGTCACTGATGATGTTTGGCCCTCCAGACGACGACTCGCCCAACTCAAAGCAGTCCATGGCCTGGAACATCAAGCGGTTCAGCAACGACGAGCTGCGGTCCCGCTTTGTGGGAATGATGGCCGAACAAGTCAAGGTGCTGGGCCTGAGCCTGCCGGATGAGGCAATCCACTTCAACGAGGACACCAAGAAGTGGGACCACGGTCCCCTCGACTGGGACGAGTTCAAGGAAGTTTTGGCCGGCCGCGGCCCGTGCAACGCCCAACGCCTGGAGCGCCGCCGCTCCGCCCACGAAGACGGTGCCTGGGTCCGTGAGGCCGCCTCGGCCTACGCCGCCAAGCAGGCCGCCACCAACGCACAGAAAGTAGCAGCCTGA
- a CDS encoding TetR/AcrR family transcriptional regulator, producing MPANLPTVTSSPSAATGAKRGRPGYDQQSVLRVAVDVFNKHGYEATSMGILAETLGISKSAIYHHVPSKEELLRLALEEALGGLETVLTLDGATSGAADARLEYVLRGTIAVLVERLPFVTLLLRLRGNTAMEREALARRRAFDRTITALVSAAQQDGTLRTDIAPGTVTRLLFGTINSIVEWYKPGGPLTSQKLADDVISMAFAGLRK from the coding sequence ATGCCTGCCAACCTTCCCACCGTCACCTCGTCGCCCTCCGCTGCCACTGGCGCCAAGCGGGGGCGGCCAGGGTACGACCAGCAGTCGGTGCTTCGCGTCGCCGTGGACGTCTTCAACAAGCACGGCTACGAGGCCACCTCGATGGGTATCCTGGCGGAGACCCTGGGCATTTCAAAGTCGGCCATCTACCACCATGTCCCCTCCAAGGAGGAGTTGCTGCGGCTTGCCCTCGAAGAGGCACTGGGCGGCCTGGAGACGGTTTTGACGCTCGACGGCGCCACCTCGGGTGCCGCCGACGCACGCCTGGAGTACGTGCTGCGCGGCACCATCGCCGTTCTGGTGGAGCGTCTGCCCTTCGTGACATTGCTGTTGCGCCTGCGCGGGAACACGGCGATGGAACGCGAGGCGCTGGCCCGGCGTCGCGCCTTCGACCGCACCATCACCGCCCTGGTCTCCGCCGCCCAACAGGACGGCACACTCCGAACGGACATTGCCCCGGGCACCGTCACCAGGCTGCTATTTGGCACCATTAATTCGATCGTGGAATGGTACAAGCCTGGCGGCCCGTTGACCTCACAAAAGCTGGCCGACGACGTCATCTCCATGGCTTTCGCGGGTCTTCGCAAATAG
- the paaB gene encoding 1,2-phenylacetyl-CoA epoxidase subunit PaaB, whose product MSEQDKAPSTTSAPQAVAHRWPLWEVFVRSNRGLSHVHAGSLHAPDASMALRNARDLYTRRNEGVSIWVVPADAIAASDPDSKGAFFESPQGKDYRHATYYTKSEGVKHL is encoded by the coding sequence ATGAGCGAGCAGGACAAAGCCCCAAGTACGACGTCGGCACCCCAGGCAGTTGCCCACCGCTGGCCACTGTGGGAGGTGTTCGTGCGGTCCAACAGAGGACTTAGCCACGTTCACGCGGGTTCCCTACATGCCCCCGACGCGTCAATGGCGTTGCGCAATGCCCGTGACCTGTACACGCGCCGCAACGAAGGCGTTTCCATCTGGGTGGTCCCGGCTGACGCCATTGCGGCCTCGGACCCCGACTCCAAGGGCGCCTTCTTTGAGTCCCCGCAAGGCAAGGATTACCGGCACGCCACGTATTACACCAAGAGCGAGGGAGTGAAGCACCTGTGA
- the paaI gene encoding hydroxyphenylacetyl-CoA thioesterase PaaI codes for MGLTRPAIDHPMLSNDHASKWLGIEVLAIDDGHATIAMTLRQEMMNGFGITHGGMIFAFADTAFALACNAADGDGSTVTVASGVDVNFLAPSRAGQRITAVANRRQQQGRSGLYDVQVLSGDDGGATVIAEFRGRSRTIANRHTK; via the coding sequence ATGGGTCTGACTAGGCCTGCCATTGACCATCCCATGCTCTCCAACGACCACGCCTCGAAGTGGCTCGGCATTGAGGTGCTGGCGATCGACGACGGCCATGCCACCATTGCCATGACCCTCCGCCAAGAAATGATGAACGGCTTCGGCATCACCCACGGCGGCATGATCTTCGCGTTCGCAGACACTGCTTTTGCCCTGGCCTGCAATGCCGCCGACGGCGACGGCAGCACCGTCACCGTGGCCTCCGGCGTCGACGTCAACTTTCTGGCACCCAGTCGTGCCGGCCAACGCATCACCGCCGTCGCCAACCGGCGCCAGCAGCAAGGACGCAGCGGGCTCTACGACGTCCAGGTCCTCTCAGGGGACGACGGCGGCGCTACAGTGATCGCCGAATTCCGCGGCCGCAGCCGCACCATTGCCAACAGACACACCAAGTGA
- the paaC gene encoding 1,2-phenylacetyl-CoA epoxidase subunit PaaC has translation MNDSSATRITRGNALRPEDIAEATRQGTATASQDVAEYALRLGDDALILAQRLGHWISRAPELEEDVALGNIALDQLGHARSFLTYAGSAWGKNEDELAYFRREPEFRSAHLFEQPNGDFAATIARQFIVANYQYRLYRELTQSTDAMLAAIAAKAVKEVDYHLDHSTQWVLRLAGGTEESRRRMIAGFKLMWPYVGELFEDDPLTTRLGEAGVVPPSLRAEFDRAVAVVFDEADLEIPVSATATGGGRRGHHSEHLGLLLAEMQVLAREFPGASW, from the coding sequence GTGAACGACTCCTCCGCCACCCGCATCACGCGGGGCAACGCGCTGCGTCCGGAAGACATCGCCGAAGCCACCCGGCAGGGTACCGCCACGGCGAGCCAGGACGTGGCCGAATACGCGCTGCGTCTGGGAGACGACGCCCTGATCCTGGCCCAGCGCCTGGGCCACTGGATCTCCCGCGCCCCGGAACTTGAGGAAGACGTGGCGCTGGGCAACATCGCCCTGGACCAGCTGGGCCATGCCCGCTCCTTCTTGACCTACGCCGGCAGTGCCTGGGGTAAGAACGAGGACGAACTCGCCTACTTCCGCCGGGAACCTGAATTCCGCTCGGCGCACCTGTTTGAACAGCCCAACGGTGACTTCGCGGCCACCATTGCCCGGCAGTTCATCGTGGCCAACTACCAATACCGGCTCTACCGGGAACTGACACAGTCCACCGACGCGATGCTGGCCGCCATTGCGGCCAAGGCCGTCAAGGAAGTGGACTACCACCTGGACCACAGTACGCAGTGGGTGCTCCGCCTGGCAGGTGGCACCGAGGAGTCCCGCCGCCGCATGATTGCCGGATTCAAGCTGATGTGGCCCTATGTGGGCGAGCTGTTCGAGGACGATCCACTGACGACGCGACTCGGCGAGGCCGGCGTCGTTCCCCCCAGCCTGCGCGCGGAATTTGACCGGGCCGTGGCGGTCGTCTTTGACGAAGCGGATCTGGAGATCCCTGTGTCAGCTACGGCCACCGGAGGCGGACGGCGCGGGCACCATTCCGAGCACCTGGGCCTCCTGTTGGCCGAAATGCAGGTGCTGGCGCGCGAATTCCCCGGGGCAAGCTGGTGA
- the paaK gene encoding phenylacetate--CoA ligase PaaK, producing MTDTTPKDPSKLDAAELMSRDELEALQLGRLKHALAYAYERVPMYKRKFDDAGVHPTDLRDLADLAKFPYTTKEDLRLEYPFGMFAVPQNQVSRIHASSGTTGRPTVVGYTENDLKVWASLVARSMRASGVRPGMKVHNAYGYGLFTGGLGAHYGAEALGATVIPMSGGQTEKQIQLIQDFEPDAIMCTPTYLLTIMDAMIQRGIDPRTTSLKFAVCGAEPWTEEMRHELEQGLDLQACDIYGLSEVMGPGVAGESVETKDGNHIWEDHFRPEIIDPFDYTSVLPDGQEGELVFTALTKEALPIIRYRTKDLSKLLPGTARPSMRRMARITGRSDDMIILRGVNLFPSQIEEIALRIPALSPHFQLELTRTGRMDAMTIRIEPRENTTPQERASAGLLLKTQIKIHVGSSCAIEVVEPGTLERSNGKLRRIYDNRPKP from the coding sequence ATGACCGACACCACCCCCAAGGATCCTTCCAAGCTGGACGCGGCGGAGCTCATGAGCCGTGACGAGTTGGAGGCTCTGCAGCTTGGCCGCCTCAAACACGCTCTCGCCTACGCCTACGAACGAGTGCCCATGTACAAGCGCAAGTTCGACGACGCCGGGGTCCACCCCACGGATCTTCGGGATTTGGCGGATTTGGCGAAATTCCCTTACACCACCAAGGAAGACCTGCGCCTGGAGTATCCGTTCGGCATGTTCGCCGTGCCGCAGAATCAGGTGTCCCGTATTCACGCCAGCTCCGGCACCACCGGGCGCCCCACCGTTGTTGGCTACACGGAGAACGACCTCAAGGTCTGGGCGTCCCTAGTGGCCCGGTCCATGCGCGCCTCCGGCGTGCGCCCCGGCATGAAGGTCCACAACGCCTACGGATACGGCCTCTTCACGGGCGGGCTTGGCGCCCACTACGGGGCCGAGGCCCTGGGCGCCACCGTCATTCCCATGTCCGGCGGGCAGACGGAGAAGCAGATCCAGCTGATCCAGGACTTCGAGCCGGATGCGATCATGTGCACGCCGACGTACCTACTGACCATCATGGACGCTATGATCCAGCGCGGCATCGACCCACGCACCACCTCCTTGAAGTTCGCGGTCTGTGGGGCTGAACCCTGGACCGAGGAAATGCGCCACGAGTTGGAGCAGGGCCTGGACCTGCAGGCCTGCGACATCTACGGGCTCTCCGAAGTCATGGGCCCGGGCGTGGCCGGGGAATCCGTAGAAACCAAGGACGGCAACCACATCTGGGAGGACCACTTCCGCCCCGAGATCATCGACCCCTTTGACTACACCTCAGTCCTGCCGGACGGCCAGGAGGGTGAGCTGGTGTTCACAGCGTTGACCAAGGAGGCGCTGCCCATCATCAGGTACCGCACCAAGGATCTGTCCAAGCTACTGCCCGGTACGGCACGCCCGTCCATGCGCCGCATGGCCCGCATCACGGGCCGCAGCGACGACATGATCATCTTGCGTGGGGTGAACCTGTTCCCCTCACAGATTGAGGAGATTGCTCTGCGCATCCCGGCACTGAGTCCCCACTTCCAGCTGGAGCTGACCCGCACCGGCCGGATGGATGCGATGACCATTCGCATTGAACCGCGGGAAAACACCACGCCGCAGGAACGCGCCTCCGCCGGGCTGCTGCTGAAAACCCAGATCAAGATCCACGTCGGCTCCTCGTGCGCCATCGAGGTCGTGGAGCCGGGCACGCTGGAACGCTCCAACGGCAAACTCCGGCGCATCTATGACAACCGTCCCAAGCCTTGA